In Phragmites australis chromosome 16, lpPhrAust1.1, whole genome shotgun sequence, one DNA window encodes the following:
- the LOC133895797 gene encoding ubiquitin carboxyl-terminal hydrolase 2-like, with the protein MILKRSYQACWAANGPKSGTVKAIKKDSNNLSAHRLSTVPNPPRTPFAPLARALPRPNRDAMGKKEEKGARLAVMDSGRGDSPSPEVVTSSEECEHFCYDTEEMGTLLAKIRSLKHDPACDDCWNKAAGRRARAAGGGKKDPLKQKLEKSNAHIMMCSECSRCFCSDVRTKEDEPGGHARRHAHQADHQVAMWIDQPNAAYCFECGCSLCLQAIVEAVDDEAGGRASGSADGLGYVVRGMTNLRNTCYANALVQCLLVLDKLRMWMLGPDAPTGSIGMALKELFMQTRAGNDAGAMLNLEELLESVGALNSKYKGRDMEDSQEFLNYLRQGLNEEEKLKRPPNMPGGVPTVVDFIFGGQLSITYTCKYCPYNFASHTLFYELQPTLPAKEHPTKSVVSPQRGHRSRGKRPAVKRLFPAIEQCNSEKVQTIAGGGDSHIYGTKLEFVAMDKAPKPLEVDSTKAEQIRQSKNAVQVTTEDKEKALSSDIVYEKKVEDRNSLASIKDCLAFYFKEKVVDWRCGKCSNKVPEQPRTARSKDGGQMVASTDKNIKLGNSAHQVGENQNEKRYMSGHAIERTLISKLPPVLTVHLLRFDRDSNLKHFKKSGHVSFEENLDLGSFVDPRSEDKGNSTYSLVGVVEHVGTLDCGHYVAYVRASRIRSHQQLSSGSSSWFRASDLNIKEVSLEEVLKCEAFLLFYERMEG; encoded by the exons ATGATACTGAAGAGAAG CTATCAAGCCTGTTGGGCCGCCAACGGGCCGAAATCAGGCACAGTGAAGGCTATAAAGAAGGACTCGAACAACCTCTCGGCCCACCGCCTCTCCACCGTCCCCAACCCGCCGCGAACGCCATTCGCGCCTCTCGCTCGTGCGCTGCCCCGCCCGAATCGCG ACGCGATGgggaagaaggaggagaagggagCGAGGCTGGCCGTGATGGACTCTGGGCGCGGCGACTCACCTTCCCCGGAGGTGGTCACCAGCAGCGAAGAGTGCGAACACTTCTGCTATGACACAGAGGAGATGGGTACGCTTTTAGCAAAGATCAGGTCCTTGAAGCACGACCCAGCGTGCGATGATTGCTGGAACAAGGCTGCCGGAAGGAGAGCGAGAGCAGCTGGTGGCGGCAAGAAGGATCCCCTAAAGCAAAAGCTCGAGAAATCCAATGCTCATATCATGATGTGCTCGGAATGCAGCCGGTGTTTCTGCTCCGATGTGAGGACCAAGGAAGATGAGCCGGGGGGCCACGCCAGGCGGCACGCCCACCAGGCAGATCACCAGGTTGCTATGTGGATCGACCAACCCAATGCTGCGTACTGCTTCGAGTGTGGCTGCAGCCTGTGCCTCCAAGCGATCGTAGAGGCTGTTGATGATGAGGCAGGTGGTCGTGCATCCGGGTCAGCTGATGGGCTTGGCTATGTTGTCAGAGGGATGACAAATCTGCGAAACACATGCTACGCGAATGCACTGGTGCAGTGCCTCCTTGTGCTTGATAAGCTGCGGATGTGGATGCTAGGACCCGATGCCCCGACCGGGTCCATTGGTATGGCACTGAAGGAGCTCTTTATGCAGACAAGGGCCGGGAATGATGCAGGAGCGATGCTGAATCTAGAGGAACTCTTGGAAAGTGTAGGCGCATTGAATTCAAAGTACAAAGGCCGTGATATGGAAGATAGCCAAGAATTTCTTAACTATCTGCGTCAAGGTTTGAATGAGGAAGAGAAACTGAAGAGGCCTCCTAACATGCCAGGGGGTGTTCCTACAgttgttgattttatttttggtGGTCAGCTGTCTATTACATATACCTGCAAATATTGCCCGTATAATTTTGCTTCCCATACTCTATTCTATGAGCTCCAACCGACACTGCCAGCAAAGGAGCATCCAACCAAAAGTGTTGTATCACCACAAAGGGGTCACAGATCTCGGGGGAAAAGGCCTGCTGTTAAACGACTGTTTCCAGCAATTGAGCAGTGTAACTCGGAGAAGGTTCAAACAATTGCTGGTGGCGGTGATTCTCACATTTATGGTACAAAATTGGAATTTGTGGCCATGGATAAGGCGCCTAAGCCTTTGGAAGTGG ACTCTACTAAAGCAGAACAGATCAGGCAAAGCAAAAATGCTGTACAAGTTACTACAGAAGACAAGGAGAAAGCCTTGAGTAGTGATATTGTTTATGAGAAGAAGGTAGAGGACAGAAACTCTCTTGCATCAATTAAGGACTGCCTGgcattttattttaaagaaaaGGTTGTAGACTGGCGCTGTGGAAAATGTTCCAACAAGGTTCCTGAGCAGCCAAGAACCGCCAGAAGTAAAGATGGTGGGCAGATGGTGGCAAGTACAGATAAAAACATAAAGTTGGGTAATAGTGCACACCAAGTGGGAGAAAACCAAAATGAGAAGAGATACATGAGTGGACATGCAATTGAAAGAACTCTTATTAGCAAGCTGCCACCTGTATTAACTGTTCATTTGCTGAGATTCGACAGGGATAGCAATCTTAAGCATTTTAAAAAGAGTGGACATGTGAGCTTTGAGGAAAATCTTGATCTAGGATCATTTGTGGACCCCAG GTCTGAGGACAAAGGTAATTCCACCTATAGTCTAGTTGGTGTCGTTGAGCACGTCGGAACCTTGGATTGTGGGCACTATGTTGCTTATGTGAGAGCAAGCAGGATTAGAAGTCACCAGCAGTTGAGCAGTGGCTCTTCCTCCTGGTTTCGTGCGAGCGATCTAAACATCAAAGAAGTCTCTCTAGAAGAAGTTCTCAAGTGCGaggcttttcttcttttctatgAGAGGATGGAAGGTTAG
- the LOC133895913 gene encoding adenylate kinase, chloroplastic has translation MASSMAAAASYLSPPPVTAERPTARGCLHFPSAPASSRFLRLHSAGGRSPANRKPRYLRRAAKVVVAAMADPLKVMIAGAPASGKGTQCELIKAKYGVVHISAGDLLRAEIAAGTENGKRAKEFMEKGQLVPDDIVVNMVKERLLQPDAQENGWLLDGYPRSYSQAMALETLGIRPDIFILLDVPDEILVERVVGRRLDPVTGRIYHVKYSPPENEEIAARLTQRFDDTEEKVKLRLQTHYQNVESLLSIYEDVIVKVKGDATVEGVFAEIDKLLNSSVDKKEEMVASA, from the exons ATGGCTTcctccatggccgccgccgcctcctacCTCTCCCCGCCGCCTGTGACGGCCGAGAGGCCAACGGCCCGCGGCTGCCTCCATTTCCCCAGCGCGCCCGCCAGCTCCCGCTTTCTCCGGCTCCACTCCGCCGGCGGCCGCTCGCCGGCCAATAGAAAACCGCGCTACTTGCGTAGAGCGGCCAAG GTTGTGGTGGCAGCGATGGCTGATCCTCTAAAGGTCATGATAGCAGGGGCTCCGGCGTCCGGTAAGGGCACACAGTGTGAGCTCATCAAGGCCAAA TATGGTGTGGTGCACATCTCTGCTGGAGATTTGCTAAGGGCGGAGATCGCTGCTGGGACTGAGAATGGGAAGCGGGCCAAGGAATTCATGGAGAAGGGACAGCTGGTTCCCGATGATATCGTTGTTAAT ATGGTTAAGGAACGCCTTCTGCAACCAGATGCTCAGGAAAATGGTTGGTTATTGGATGGGTACCCAAGAAGCTATTCGCAGGCTATGGCACTGGAAACTCTTGGAATCCGACCTGATATTTTCATTCTATTAGAT GTTCCAGATGAAATTCTTGTTGAAAGGGTGGTTGGGAGACGGCTTGATCCTGTAACAGGGAGAATATATCATGTAAAGTATTCTCCACCAGAGAATGAAGAAATTGCTGCAAGGCTTACGCAACGATTTGATGATACAGAAGAAAAG GTTAAGCTGAGGTTGCAGACTCATTATCAAAATGTTGAGTCCTTGCTATCAATATATGAGGATGTTATAGTTAAA GTAAAAGGAGATGCCACAGTGGAAGGTGTGTTTGCCGAGATCGACAAGCTACTGAATTCTAGTGTGgacaagaaagaagaaatggTGGCCAGCGCGTGA
- the LOC133894978 gene encoding auxin-responsive protein IAA25-like: protein MKHSASVAPSLKLKQEQADDGRLQGSGLNGLELRLGISSDNGTSSWLGVGVDSWSLAARQEKAALEQAHQRPDECALPRDSRAAAPPQPVGWPPVRAFRKNLSTAKSADLAELKPGSEDHCGGKRPAATMFVKVNLEGCAVGRKVDLQAHRGYGSLSRALQSMFHGFLSDFHWRITAKNDDDDDRQQQQQQPETRKGPKAYILLYEDNEGDRMLVGDVPWELFIASVKRLYIAQDPRAQNKSN from the exons ATGAAGCATAGCGCATCGGTTGCGCCAAGCCTGAAACTGAAACAGGAGCAGGCAGATGATGGTAGGCTGCAGGGAAGTGGTCTGAACGGTCTCGAGCTCAGGCTCGGCATCTCTTCAGACAATGGCACTAGTTCATGGCTTGGTGTTGGAGTGGACTCTTGGAGCCTTGCTGCCAGGCAAGAGAAGGCAGCCTTGGAGCAAGCTCACCAGAGGCCTGATGAGTGTGCTCTCCCAAG AGACAGCCGCGCCGCCGCACCACCTCAACCGGTCGGATGGCCGCCGGTGCGCGCGTTCCGCAAGAACCTGTCCACCGCGAAGTCTGCAGACTTGGCAGAGTTGAAACCAGGCTCCGAAGACCATTGCGGCGGCAAGAGGCCGGCGGCGACCATGTTCGTGAAGGTGAACCTGGAGGGCTGCGCCGTCGGGAGGAAGGTCGACCTGCAGGCGCACCGCGGGTACGGGTCGCTGTCCCGCGCGCTCCAGAGCATGTTCCATGGCTTCCTCTCAG ATTTCCACTGGAGGATCACAGCTAAaaatgacgacgacgacgaccggcagcagcagcagcagcagccggagACGAGGAAGGGCCCCAAGGCGTACATCCTCCTGTACGAGGACAACGAGGGCGACCGGATGCTCGTCGGCGACGTGCCGTGGGA GTTGTTCATCGCCTCGGTGAAGAGGCTCTACATTGCACAGGACCCTCGGGCGCAGAACAAGAGCAACTAG
- the LOC133894977 gene encoding uncharacterized protein LOC133894977 has translation MKRKRVRKPGKKTAPVIAVAEASSSESPSSPSTEAANSPAQQAEDDAPVTSAVVAVPEPPPPPPPDPPQKPSAAAPVNPADIPYAKPKVGAVYGRVKLKFKSSKVVEPPLQQSSSEVQPPAADAGKSGSAAVPEVIKEEFAAEKTTVLTDGQQTDGKASELSGSDKEKGARKVGGIKIKSAGLSSVENKTPDRKADSIDEPPPSKQETISENKEIEDTLEPRSSQELEEKQSTPERQRDEKDLAAALEAIKKVMKMDAAEPFNTPVDPVALGIPDYFDIINTPMDFGTICQDLERGNKYMNSEDVYKDVQFIWDNCTKYNSKGDYIIELMKRVKKAFMKNWLAASLYTDAPESGGNDNTGDEDAKGHSKSKSKNKRRRPGNDRHKNDCVCAVCQVTRRKKERDEILAVVDNETAIMNSNTSDQNNMEGNSGANNPGSHDTSSSQEQPPKTGVYKETAEANDSDIQMEYLGKFSSGQLSSLPHPDYEDEGSRQYFEEKERVEYRDMNNQEEHTPTQPNDYSEVEVERHHHKAQIDSSQEVEMEDYPIQQENPSFLQLCARLFPRDQSSIFRGRHSLFRRRRQVLFKESPLHAAMTAIMKR, from the exons ATGAAGCGCAAGCGTGTCCGCAAACCAGGCAAGAAGACTGCTCCGGTGATCGCCGTGGCGGAGGCCTCCTCGTCGGAGTCACCGTCCAGTCCAAGCACCGAAGCAGCAAACAGCCCGGCACAGCAGGCAGAGGATGATGCGCCTGTTACCTCTGCAGTAGTAGCAGTGCCTGAaccaccaccgccgcctcctccggaTCCACCTCAGAAGCCCAGCGCTGCCGCACCAGTTAATCCTGCCGATATACCATACGCCAAGCCTAAAGTGGGAGCTGTGTACGGCCGTGTGAAATTGAAGTTTAAATCTTCGAAAGTGGTAGAGCCACCACTGCAGCAGAGTTCTTCGGAAGTGCAACCACCTGCTGCCGATGCTGGCAAATCTGGAAGCGCTGCTGTCCCTGAAGTAATCAAAGAAGAATTTGCTGCGGAGAAGACTACTGTATTAACGGATGGGCAGCAAACAGACGGGAAAGCAtcggagttgagtggttctgaTAAGGAAAAGGGGGCGAGGAAAGTAGGAGGCATCAAAATCAAGTCTGCGGGATTATCTTCTGTAGAAAATAAGACCCCAGATAGGAAAGCTGATTCCATAGATGAGCCTCCTCCGAGCAAGCAGGAAACTATCTCGGAAAACAAAGAAATTGAGGACACATTGGAGCCAAGGAGCTCTCAGGAGTTGGAGGAAAAGCAATCTACTCCAGAACGTCAGCGTGATGAGAAAGATCTGGCTGCTGCACTTGAA GCTATCAAGAAAGTCATGAAGATGGACGCTGCTGAACCGTTCAACACCCCGGTGGACCCTGTTGCATTAGGAATACCT GATTATTTTGATATCATCAACACTCCTATGGATTTTggcacaatatgtcaagatttAGAACGTGGTAACAAGTATATGAACTCAGAGGATGTCTATAAGGACGTTCAATTTATATGGGATAACTGTACCAAGTACAACAGTAAAGGTGATTACATAATCGAGCTTATGAAACGGGTGAAGAAGGCCTTCATGAAAAATTGGTTGGCAGCAAGTTTGTATACTGATGCACCAGAGAGTG GTGGCAATGACAACACTGGCGATGAGGATGCCAAAGGACACTCAAAAAGCAAGTCTAAGAACAAACGGCGACGCCCAGG GAATGATCGCCACAAAAATGACTGTGTATGTGCTGTTTGTCAAGTTACACGACGTAAGAAGGAAAGGGATGAAATATTGGCTGTCGTAGATAATGAAACTGCTATCATGAATAGTAACACTTCTGACCAGAACAACATGGAG GGAAACTCTGGCGCTAATAATCCTGGTAGTCATGATACATCCTCTAGTCAGGAGCAACCACCAAAAACTGGTGTGTACAAAGAGACAGCAGAAGCAAATGATTCAGATATTCAGATGGAATATCTTGGAAAATTTTCCAGTGGCCAGCTGTCTAGTTTGCCACATCCTGACTATGAAGACGAGGGCTCCAGACAATACTTTGAGGAAAAAGAACGGGTTGAGTATAGAGATATGAACAATCAGGAAGAACATACTCCCACTCAGCCTAATGATTACTCTGAAGTCGAAGTCGAGCGTCACCACCACAAG GCACAGATAGATAGCAGCCAAGAGGTTGAAATGGAGGACTATCCCATTCAGCAGGAGAACCCCTCATTCTTGCAACTGTGTGCGCGCCTTTTCCCCAGAGACCAGAGTTCCATTTTCAGGGGGCGCCATTCTTTGTTCCGTCGACGACGCCAAGTTTTATTCAAGGAAAGCCCCCTACATGCCGCGATGACAGCGATAATGAAACGGTAG